In Phaeobacter inhibens DSM 16374, the following proteins share a genomic window:
- a CDS encoding aldehyde dehydrogenase family protein, whose protein sequence is MGQTLKCISPIDGSVYAERETLPPEAAAERVTAARAAQAAWAARPLQERVDLVMAGVAAVGAMNDDIVPELAHMMGRPVRYGGEFGGFNERASHMAQIAAEALADIQVGEDATFKRYIKHVPHGVVLVVAPWNYPYMTAINTVAPALIAGNTVVLKHATQTLLVGERMAQAFQSAGIPADVFQNMFLDHDTTSALIADRAFDFVNFTGSVGGGQAMERAAAGTFTGVGTELGGKDPGYVMEDADLDAAVDTLIDGAMFNAGQCCCGIERIYVHESLYDAFVEKAVAIVNTYKLGNPLEAETTIGPMANVRFAAEVRSQIAEAVAAGAVAHIAAFAEDDGGAYLTPQILTNVTHDMRVMRDESFGPVVGIMKVSSDAEAIDLMNDSEFGLTASLWTGDVERATRVGDQIETGTVFMNRADYLDPGLCWTGCKNTGRGGGLSVIGYHNLTRPKSYHLKKVTG, encoded by the coding sequence ATGGGCCAGACCCTGAAATGTATCTCACCGATCGACGGATCGGTCTATGCCGAGCGTGAGACGCTGCCACCGGAGGCCGCAGCGGAGCGCGTGACCGCAGCCCGCGCGGCCCAGGCCGCCTGGGCCGCGCGCCCCCTGCAGGAGCGGGTTGACCTGGTGATGGCCGGTGTGGCGGCTGTTGGCGCGATGAACGACGATATTGTGCCGGAACTGGCCCATATGATGGGGCGCCCGGTGCGTTATGGCGGCGAATTTGGCGGCTTCAACGAGCGCGCCAGCCATATGGCGCAGATCGCCGCCGAGGCGCTGGCCGATATCCAGGTCGGCGAAGACGCAACCTTCAAGCGCTACATCAAACATGTCCCTCATGGCGTGGTGTTGGTGGTGGCGCCCTGGAACTACCCCTATATGACCGCCATCAACACCGTGGCTCCTGCCCTGATTGCGGGCAATACCGTGGTGCTGAAACATGCCACCCAGACCCTGCTGGTGGGCGAGCGCATGGCGCAGGCCTTCCAGTCGGCGGGCATTCCGGCAGATGTGTTCCAGAATATGTTCCTCGACCATGACACCACATCAGCACTGATCGCAGACCGCGCCTTCGACTTCGTGAACTTCACAGGTTCCGTCGGTGGCGGTCAGGCGATGGAGCGCGCGGCTGCAGGCACCTTTACCGGCGTCGGCACCGAGCTGGGCGGCAAGGATCCGGGTTATGTGATGGAAGACGCCGATCTTGATGCGGCGGTGGACACGCTGATCGACGGCGCCATGTTCAACGCTGGCCAGTGCTGCTGCGGTATTGAGCGGATCTATGTCCATGAGAGCCTTTACGACGCCTTCGTCGAAAAGGCTGTGGCCATCGTCAACACCTACAAACTGGGCAATCCGCTGGAGGCAGAAACCACCATCGGCCCGATGGCGAACGTACGCTTTGCAGCTGAGGTGCGCAGCCAGATCGCCGAGGCGGTTGCGGCGGGGGCTGTGGCCCATATCGCGGCTTTTGCCGAAGATGACGGGGGCGCCTATCTCACACCGCAGATCCTGACCAATGTGACCCATGACATGCGGGTGATGCGTGACGAAAGCTTTGGCCCCGTGGTGGGCATCATGAAAGTCTCCTCTGACGCCGAAGCCATCGACCTGATGAATGACAGCGAATTTGGCCTCACCGCCTCGCTCTGGACCGGGGATGTAGAGCGCGCGACCCGTGTTGGCGATCAGATCGAAACCGGCACCGTGTTCATGAACCGCGCCGATTATCTGGATCCGGGCCTGTGCTGGACCGGCTGCAAGAACACCGGCCGCGGGGGAGGCCTGTCAGTCATCGGCTATCACAACCTCACCCGCCCGAAATCCTATCACCTGAAAAAGGTCACGGGCTGA
- a CDS encoding glutamine synthetase family protein, giving the protein MTEQLSFDTLKDQVADGTVDTVLVCLVDMQGRLMGKRFHAKHFVNGAWEETHCCNYLLATDLAMATPDGYASTSWENGYGDYVMKPDLATLRPVPWLEGTVMVLCDVLDHHSHEEVPHSPRAILKRQVNRLKEMGFDAMCATELEFFLFEKSFDAIRKSGFRDLEPISGYNEDYSILQTSREEHVLRPIRNHLWDAGLPIENSKGEAETGQEELNIKYAAAMDTAAYHTIAKHAVKEIAQQQGHAVTFLPKWSHEKVGSSSHVHQSLWQDGKPAFHDPSDELGMSPLMKAYMGGLLKYAPDYTAFMAPYINSYKRFMKGTFAPTRIIWSVDNRTAGYRLCGVGSKAIRVECRIPGSDMNPYLAIAGMLAAGIAGIEEGLELQAPTTGDVYQGDTGMIPGTLRDAATALKSSAMLRAAMGDAVVDHYVRAAEVEIEDFERIVTDYEIARGFERA; this is encoded by the coding sequence GTGACCGAACAGCTTTCCTTCGACACTCTTAAGGACCAGGTTGCCGACGGCACGGTTGACACAGTTCTTGTGTGCCTTGTGGACATGCAGGGGCGGCTGATGGGCAAGCGTTTTCACGCCAAGCATTTTGTGAATGGCGCTTGGGAAGAGACTCATTGCTGCAACTATCTTCTGGCCACCGATCTGGCGATGGCGACACCGGATGGCTATGCCTCGACCAGCTGGGAAAACGGCTACGGCGATTACGTGATGAAGCCGGACCTCGCAACCTTGCGCCCGGTGCCCTGGCTCGAAGGCACGGTGATGGTGCTCTGTGACGTACTGGATCACCACAGCCACGAAGAGGTGCCGCATTCGCCGCGCGCCATCCTCAAACGTCAGGTGAACCGTCTCAAAGAGATGGGTTTTGACGCGATGTGCGCCACCGAGCTGGAGTTTTTCCTCTTCGAGAAGAGCTTCGATGCGATCCGCAAATCAGGCTTCCGCGATCTGGAGCCGATCTCGGGCTATAATGAGGACTACAGCATCCTGCAGACCTCCCGCGAGGAGCACGTGCTGCGCCCGATCCGCAACCACCTGTGGGATGCGGGCCTGCCGATTGAGAATTCCAAAGGCGAGGCCGAGACCGGTCAGGAAGAGCTGAACATCAAATACGCCGCCGCGATGGACACGGCCGCCTATCACACCATCGCCAAACATGCGGTGAAGGAAATCGCCCAGCAACAGGGCCATGCGGTGACCTTCCTGCCGAAATGGAGCCACGAGAAAGTCGGCTCCTCCTCTCATGTGCATCAGTCGCTGTGGCAGGACGGCAAGCCCGCGTTTCATGACCCGTCGGATGAGCTGGGCATGTCGCCGCTGATGAAGGCCTACATGGGTGGCCTGCTGAAATACGCGCCGGATTACACCGCCTTCATGGCGCCCTATATCAACAGTTACAAACGCTTCATGAAGGGCACCTTTGCCCCCACCCGCATCATCTGGTCGGTGGACAACCGCACCGCAGGCTATCGTCTCTGTGGTGTCGGCAGCAAGGCCATCCGCGTCGAATGCCGTATTCCGGGCTCGGACATGAACCCCTATCTGGCCATCGCAGGCATGCTGGCTGCGGGCATTGCAGGCATCGAGGAAGGGCTTGAGCTGCAGGCGCCCACCACGGGCGATGTCTATCAGGGCGACACCGGCATGATCCCCGGCACCCTGCGGGATGCGGCGACGGCACTCAAAAGCTCGGCCATGTTGCGGGCCGCCATGGGTGATGCGGTGGTTGACCACTACGTGCGCGCTGCCGAAGTGGAAATCGAGGATTTCGAGCGGATCGTGACCGATTACGAGATTGCCCGCGGGTTTGAGCGCGCCTGA
- a CDS encoding N-formylglutamate amidohydrolase, giving the protein MMPQPLQIINPDGAGPVVIICEHASAYIPAIYDDLGLAHDDLKSHAAWDPGALDLSLKLSADLDAPVVASTVSRLVYDCNRPPEATSAMPESSELIDVPGNRDLTPADRQARATAVYDPFCAAVSQILDARGSNTVLVTVHSFTPVYFGQPREVEIGLLHDDDSRLVDAMLEHIGRLPGRKVARNEPYGPGDGVTHTLRLHAQPRGLPNVMIEVRSDLMRSEHDIAERAREILLLLEPAVMDMNSMERTS; this is encoded by the coding sequence ATGATGCCGCAACCTCTACAAATCATCAATCCTGATGGTGCGGGGCCTGTTGTGATTATTTGTGAACATGCTTCTGCGTACATCCCGGCGATCTATGATGACCTCGGGCTGGCGCATGACGACCTGAAAAGCCATGCCGCTTGGGACCCTGGCGCCTTGGATCTTTCTCTCAAGTTGTCCGCAGACTTGGACGCGCCAGTTGTGGCATCAACCGTGTCACGGCTGGTCTACGACTGCAACCGCCCGCCTGAGGCAACAAGCGCCATGCCGGAAAGCTCGGAACTCATCGACGTGCCCGGCAACCGAGATCTGACGCCTGCGGACCGACAGGCCCGCGCGACTGCTGTCTACGACCCATTCTGTGCTGCGGTGTCCCAGATCCTCGACGCCCGCGGCTCGAACACAGTACTGGTCACCGTTCACTCCTTCACCCCTGTCTACTTCGGCCAGCCGCGGGAGGTGGAAATCGGTCTTTTGCATGATGACGACAGCCGACTGGTGGACGCGATGCTGGAGCATATAGGCCGTCTGCCCGGTCGCAAGGTCGCGCGGAATGAGCCCTACGGGCCAGGGGATGGTGTCACCCACACGTTGCGCCTCCATGCGCAGCCACGCGGATTGCCAAATGTGATGATTGAGGTGCGCAGTGACCTGATGCGCAGCGAGCACGACATCGCCGAACGGGCGCGTGAAATCCTGCTCCTTCTGGAACCAGCAGTGATGGATATGAACAGCATGGAGAGAACATCGTGA